Part of the Chitinophagales bacterium genome is shown below.
TGGCACAAAAGTAACTTCAGCAATATACCGCAGAGAAGCTGTTGGATGTGAATGCAACAGCTTTTTTTTATTCCACCCGCTGTGGCGTTTCTTTCCGTTTGTTCAGCCACTATGAATTAATTTTGAGGCCTGAATCTGATTTCTTCCTGATACCTTCATTTCATCAATTGCAATAAACAAACTGCCACCATGCAAAAATTTGCACTTTACCTTTTGCTGCTGCTGTGCCATCCCGGAATATTAATCTTTGCCGATTCGCAGGACACACTGCTGGTGAGCCATTTGAAAGAGCACGTTTATTACCTGGCTTCCGATAAGCTGAAGGGAAGAAATACGGGCTCAAAGGGGGAAAAGCAGGCATATCAGTATCTCATTGGACAGTATAAAAAAATGGGGTTAGCACCGAAAGGTGAAAACGGTTACCTGCAACCATTCAACTTCACTTATGGCAAAGAGATGAGCGGCAGGAATCAGCTCACCATAAATGGAATTAATCTGAATCTGAATGAAGATTTTTATCCGCTGAATTCTTCCGGCAACGGAAAAGCAAAAGGTAAAATAGTGGATGTTGGATTCGGCATCGTAGCCCCTGCCATAGGTTATGACAGCTATAAAAACCTGTCGGATCTTAAAGGCAGTATTTACCTGATGGAATGCAGCACGCCGGAAGGGGACAACCCGCATTCCAAATATGGCCCGTTTGCAGATTTGAAAACAAGGATTGAAACCGCGAAGAACAAGGGAGCCATTGCAATTATTTTTACAAATACCTCAGCCGATGCCGAAGATCTGAAGGCTAACCTCGATATCAATTCGCCGACATTTGAAATCCCGGTAATCTTTGTCAAATCAGCTTCTCTCAAAAAAAACTGGCGTACTGAATTTAATGTGGCATCTATCAGCACACAGCTTGATAAGCTGACGCTGACCGGACACAATGTTGCAGCATTTATTGATAATGGCGCTTCTTATACCGTGGTGATGGGTGCGCATTACGATCACCTTGGCTATGGAGAATATGGTAACTCGCTTTATCGCGGTGAACCGGCTATTCACAATGGTGCCGATGACAATGCCAGCGGTACCGCTGCCATCTTGGAACTGGCGCGCTATTTTCAAAACAATGGCATAAAGGAAAAGAACAACTACCTGTTTTTAAATTTTTCTGGTGAAGAGCTGGGATTAGTTGGATCGAAGTACTGGGTTCAGCATCCGACCATTGATACCAACAACATCAATTTTATGGTTAACATGGATATGG
Proteins encoded:
- a CDS encoding M28 family peptidase; the protein is MQKFALYLLLLLCHPGILIFADSQDTLLVSHLKEHVYYLASDKLKGRNTGSKGEKQAYQYLIGQYKKMGLAPKGENGYLQPFNFTYGKEMSGRNQLTINGINLNLNEDFYPLNSSGNGKAKGKIVDVGFGIVAPAIGYDSYKNLSDLKGSIYLMECSTPEGDNPHSKYGPFADLKTRIETAKNKGAIAIIFTNTSADAEDLKANLDINSPTFEIPVIFVKSASLKKNWRTEFNVASISTQLDKLTLTGHNVAAFIDNGASYTVVMGAHYDHLGYGEYGNSLYRGEPAIHNGADDNASGTAAILELARYFQNNGIKEKNNYLFLNFSGEELGLVGSKYWVQHPTIDTNNINFMVNMDMVGRYDSEKGMELSGLGTSPDAFNFIRTLSFDSLKFKLGENGTGPTDHTSFYYANIPVLNFFTGTHEDYHKPSDDAEKINYKAEASIVQLIATIVTQLDDDTAPLPFVKTKETENADIPQFKVRLGIIPDYLYDGTGLRVDGVDEGKPAALAGIKKGDIILAIGDYQVADIMAYMKALAAFQKGESTTIIVKRGDMNVELKATF